One stretch of Clavelina lepadiformis chromosome 6, kaClaLepa1.1, whole genome shotgun sequence DNA includes these proteins:
- the LOC143462395 gene encoding splicing factor U2AF 50 kDa subunit-like yields MEPNGQSYPDQSMMAGGGYNSFNQNSFSQQDQQQDGPYIKEEKYSDRSSGRHRDRKRSRDRERRKRSRSKSRDRSRRHRSRSRDKKRRSRSKERKTTKSKRQYRYWDVPPVGYEHVTPLQYKAMQAAGQVPLIASTQILGTSTAASESLQVPVAGSQMTRQARRLYVGNIPFGVTEDAMMEFFNNQMRISGLAQAPGDPILAVQINLDKNFAFLEFRSVDETSQALAFDGINFMNQALKIRRPSDYKPLPGSADQPAVHLPGVISTVVQDSQHKIFVGGLPNYLNEDQVKELLTSFGPLRAFNLVKDSATGLSKGYAFAEYADYLITDQAIAGLNGMQLGEKKLIVQRASVGAKNNPHGAMLAPVTLQIPGMMQATGAGPPTSVLCLMNMVTVEDLTDDEEYEDILEDVRDECNKLGKVISLEIPRPGPGLTEKDGIGKIYVEFASHLDSQKAASALSGRKFANRVVVTSYYDPELYHHRLFK; encoded by the exons atggaACCCAATGGGCAATCATACCCCGACCAATCCATGATGGCAGGCGGCGGCTACAACTCTTTCAATCAAAACTCATTCTCGCAACAAGACCAACAACAAGATGGCCCCTATATAAAAGAAGAGAAATACAGTGACAGAAGTTCTGGTCGGCATCGCGATCGTAAACGAAGTCGTGATCGCGAAAGAAGGAAAAGAAGTCGGAGCAAAAGCAGGGATCGTAGTCGTAG GCACCGTTCTCGTAGCAGAGACAAAAAACGACGCTCCAGAAGCAAAGAACGCAAGACCACGAAGAGCAAACGTCAATACCGATATTGGGACGTCCCACCGGTCGGCTACGAGCATGTGACACCACTCCAGTACAAAGCAATGCAAGCAGCTGGACAAGTTCCTCTCATTGCATCAACACAGATACTGGGCACATCAACTGCAGCATCTGAATCACTTCAA GTGCCTGTAGCTGGAAGTCAAATGACTCGGCAAGCACGTCGGTTATATGTTGGAAACATTCCTTTCGGAGTTACGGAGGATGCAATGATGGAGTTCTTCAACAATCAGATGAGGATATCTGGGCTAGCTCAAGCACCTGGTGACCCTATTTTAGCCGTTCAGATAAATCTCGATAAGAACTTTGCTTTCTTGGAGTTCCGATCAGTGGATGAAACATCACAAGCTCTGGCATTTGATGGAATCAATTTCATGAATCAAGCGCTTAAGATTCGACGTCCAAGTGATTACAAACCACTGCCAGGATCTGCAGACCAACCTGCTGTCCATCTACCAGGTGTCATATCAACAGTCGTTCAGGACTCCCAACACAAAATCTTCGTCGGCGGGCTGCCAAATTACTTGAATGAAGACCAAGTCAAGGAACTCCTGACTTCGTTTGGTCCCCTTCGGGCTTTCAACTTGGTCAAAGACAGTGCCACAGGTCTCTCGAAGGGATATGCATTTGCTGAGTACGCCGATTATCTAATCACAGATCAGGCCATTGCTGGCCTCAATGGCATGCAGCTTGGAGAGAAGAAATTAATTGTCCAGCGAGCCAGTGTTGGGGCGAAGAATAACCCACATGGGGCCATGCTTGCTCCTGTTACCCTGCAG ATTCCAGGAATGATGCAAGCGACTGGGGCTGGGCCTCCAACTTCAGTCCTGTGTCTGATGAACATGGTGACCGTTGAGGATCTTACAGATGATGAGGAATATGAGGACATTTTGGAAGATGTTCGAGATGAATGCAACAAGCTTGGAAAG GTCATTAGCTTGGAAATTCCAAGACCTGGTCCCGGCTTGACTGAAAAGGACGGCATCGGAAAAATCTACGTCGAATTCGCAAGCCATCTTGACTCCCAAAAGGCTGCTAGTGCCCTCTCTGGTCGAAAATTTGCCAATCGTgtggttgtgacgtcatattatgATCCTGAGCTGTATCACCATAGACTGTTCAAGTAA
- the LOC143462396 gene encoding ubiquitin-conjugating enzyme E2 R2-like isoform X1 gives MAKFMTTTMSASSSKILQTEFKKLQQQPVEGFTIGLVDDSDIFQWKVGLYGPPDTLYAGGYFRAIMKFSHDYPYSPPTFRFITKMFHSNIYENGEVCISILHSPVNDPQSGELPSERWNPTQSVRTILLSVISLLNEPNTYSPANVDASVMYRRWKESKGRDKEYEEIIRKQVEDSRKDAEKDGVVVPLTVSEYCIKTRLSSKDSNASQDITDIFYDDGDDDDYGLNDEYDYDDEEDDNEDYGDDDSGAHEDA, from the exons ATGGCGAag tttaTGACTACGACTATGAGCGCTAGTAGTAGTAAAATTCTTCAAACTGAATTTAAAAAGCTTCAACAGCAACCAGTGGAAGGCTTCACTATTGGCCTGGTGGATGATAGCGATATTTTTCAATGGAAAGTTGGACTTTATGGGCCACCAGATACTTTGTATGCTGGAGGTTATTTTAGG GCAATCATGAAGTTTTCCCATGATTACCCTTATTCTCCACCAACTTTTCGTTTCATCACGAAAATGTTCCATTCCAACATTTATGAG AATGGTGAAGTCTGTATTTCAATTTTACATTCACCAGTAAATGACCCACAAAGTGGGGAACTCCCTTCTGAAAGATGGAACCCAACCCAGTCTGTTAG AACTATTCTTCTGAGTGTCATTTCTCTTCTAAATGAGCCAAACACCTACTCACCTGCAAACGTTGATGCATCAGTGATGTATAGAAGATGGAAGGAGTCAAAAGGACGTGACAAAGAGTACGAAGAAATTATCAG AAAGCAAGTAGAGGACTCAAGAAAAGATGCGGAGAAGGACGGCGTTGTTGTGCCGCTGACCGTGTCCGAATACTGTATAAAGACCCGGTTGTCGAGCAAAGACTCTAACGCATCCCAAGACATTACCGATATATTTTATGATGACGGTGATGATGACGATTACGGGCTCAACGACGAGTACGATTATGACGACGAGGAAGACGACAACGAGGATTATGGAGACGACGACAGCGGGGCTCATGAGGACgcctaa
- the LOC143462396 gene encoding ubiquitin-conjugating enzyme E2 R2-like isoform X2 gives MTTTMSASSSKILQTEFKKLQQQPVEGFTIGLVDDSDIFQWKVGLYGPPDTLYAGGYFRAIMKFSHDYPYSPPTFRFITKMFHSNIYENGEVCISILHSPVNDPQSGELPSERWNPTQSVRTILLSVISLLNEPNTYSPANVDASVMYRRWKESKGRDKEYEEIIRKQVEDSRKDAEKDGVVVPLTVSEYCIKTRLSSKDSNASQDITDIFYDDGDDDDYGLNDEYDYDDEEDDNEDYGDDDSGAHEDA, from the exons aTGACTACGACTATGAGCGCTAGTAGTAGTAAAATTCTTCAAACTGAATTTAAAAAGCTTCAACAGCAACCAGTGGAAGGCTTCACTATTGGCCTGGTGGATGATAGCGATATTTTTCAATGGAAAGTTGGACTTTATGGGCCACCAGATACTTTGTATGCTGGAGGTTATTTTAGG GCAATCATGAAGTTTTCCCATGATTACCCTTATTCTCCACCAACTTTTCGTTTCATCACGAAAATGTTCCATTCCAACATTTATGAG AATGGTGAAGTCTGTATTTCAATTTTACATTCACCAGTAAATGACCCACAAAGTGGGGAACTCCCTTCTGAAAGATGGAACCCAACCCAGTCTGTTAG AACTATTCTTCTGAGTGTCATTTCTCTTCTAAATGAGCCAAACACCTACTCACCTGCAAACGTTGATGCATCAGTGATGTATAGAAGATGGAAGGAGTCAAAAGGACGTGACAAAGAGTACGAAGAAATTATCAG AAAGCAAGTAGAGGACTCAAGAAAAGATGCGGAGAAGGACGGCGTTGTTGTGCCGCTGACCGTGTCCGAATACTGTATAAAGACCCGGTTGTCGAGCAAAGACTCTAACGCATCCCAAGACATTACCGATATATTTTATGATGACGGTGATGATGACGATTACGGGCTCAACGACGAGTACGATTATGACGACGAGGAAGACGACAACGAGGATTATGGAGACGACGACAGCGGGGCTCATGAGGACgcctaa
- the LOC143463080 gene encoding tubulin polyglutamylase ttll6-like isoform X2: MTLTEVQTMENSLSIGLKDLKIDDVHPDSKNNNIVTSKLYLKLDSALPADTSPSEQMPKLKAADSQISRSSIVDTSSIISSSLLMYQTTKRNSKDSIVESSSSATSPPSPKIASDLLCTEDEIISNLEAEGEDDENDCNTSRSKAMAEGILEVNGEVLGEDLSSDVKKSDEAASITCSSPSRKKKKKKKKWIGICTTNCKYDSVRRMSRRYGMKEVGEDEEWAIFWTDYSVSLDRVMEMKRFQKINHFPGMNEICRKDFLARNLNRLHKLFPKEYNCFPKTWCFPADFSDFQAYCRSKKNKTFICKPESGCQGRGIFLTKNAKDIKPGEHMICQQYVNKCLTIDGFKFDFRLYVLVTSCDPLRIFMYKEGLGRFATKKYCEPTNHNLDEVCMHLTNYAINKNSDDFIRDDVSGSKRKIATVCQWLDEHGYDVPKMWASIEDVVIKTLISAHPILKHNYRTCFPNHVRGSACFEILGFDVMLDKKMKAWVLEVNHSPSFHTDAKLDKEVKEGLLLDTLNLLDLRSVDRKKCLEEDRRRVKERLISKPKSRESRLEEIKTSQQQYQESLEKYENDHLGGFRRIYPAPGYEKYNQYFENSCSLFQMTAAAKAREEAAKAQREEIRMKQEKREAMLKGRPYRPDLKKEAGESGGERKLQSGIVPFRHRPVTRQLTTLTRQISPELGASIDTSKPVEISEDEELERISGLLQRDSLIRSLGVVEQVHRLLHCTPGTTGITKSVLPQSNPYYSGLSMGVCNITSMSIPVHEVSHKRSSHVFGTALLSCHGSKSKTWFVKDARARENAKKSERISLSVCRQKSKVIDTAYTKEPGTCSQFNWRRDFDCKRQTHTGDSCDFPANLSLAWHRTISASHRPASDGNNCLRKTSSTAASSHPLSAPNSFIRLKKDSLSVQYRLGRKKPNTASGVSGYGAARYFNMPTSKAAEELRNKLSDQVLFERERDKIRSSLCKRF, from the exons ATGACTCTGACTGAAGttcaaacaatggaaaattcTTTGAGCATTGGGCTCAAAGATCTTAAAATTGATGACGTTCATCCGGACTctaaaaacaataacattgTAACTTCAaagttatatttaaaattgGATTCAGCCTTGCCGGCTGACACTTCCCCTTCGGAACAGATGCCAAAGTTAAAAGCCGCTGACTCTCAAATTAGTAGATCCTCGATTGTGGACACTTCATCTATCATCAGTTCGTCATTATTGATGTATCAAACAACAAAGAGAAATTCAAAGGACTCAATTGTTGAAAGTTCATCCAGTGCAACTTCTCCACCCTCGCCCAAAATTGCTTCGGACTTATTATGCACAGAAGACGAAATTATCAGCAACT tggaaGCTGAAGgggaagatgatgaaaatgattGCAACACCTCTCGCTCAAAAGCGATGGCGGAAGGCATACTGGAAGTTAACGGTGAAGTGCTTGGTGAAGACCTTTCATCCGATGTGAAGAAGAGTGATGAAGCAGCATCCATCACCTGTTCCAGTCCATCcagaaagaagaagaagaaaaagaaaaa ATGGATTGGTATTTGTACGACAAATTGCAAGTATGACAGTG TTCGTAGAATGAGTAGAAGATATGGCATGAAAGAAGTCGGTGAGGATGAGGAATGGGCCATATTTTGGACTGATTATTCCGTTTCGTTGGATCGAGTCATGGAAATGAAGCGTTTCCAG AAAATCAATCATTTTCCTGGAATGAACGAGATTTGTCGAAAAGATTTTCTCGCTCGTAATCTTAATCGACTTCATAAGTTGTTTCCGAAGGAGTACAATTGTTTTCCTAAAACTTGGTGCTTTCCAGCAGA TTTCAGCGATTTTCAAGCTTATTGTCGGTCAAAGAAGAATAAGACGTTCATCTGCAAGCCAGAAAGTGGCTGCCAAGGACGAGGAATATTCTTGACCAAAAATGCGAAAGACATCAAGCCGGGTGAACACATGATATGTCAGCAGTATGTCAACAAG TGTTTGACCATTGATGGTTTTAAGTTCGACTTCCGTTTATATGTTCTGGTGACTTCGTGTGACCCTCTTAGAATCTTCATGTACAAGGAGGGTCTTGGCAGATTTGCAACTAAGAAATATTGCGAACCGACCAATCATAACTTG GATGAAGTTTGCATGCACCTGACCAATTACGCAATCAACAAAAACAGCGACGACTTTATTCGCGACGATGTTTCCGGAAGTAAACGAAAAATTGCCACCGTGTGTCAATGGTTAGATGAACATGGCTATGACGTGCCAAAGATGTGGGCCAGCATTGAG GACGTGGTTATTAAGACTTTGATATCAGCTCATCCAATCCTAAAACACAACTATCGAACCTGCTTCCCAAATCACGTTCGTGGAAGCGCCTGTTTTGAAATTCTTGGCTTTGATGTAATGCTTGATAAGAAGATGAAGGCTTGGGTACTGGAG GTCAACCACTCTCCATCCTTCCATACGGATGCAAAACTCGACAAGGAGGTGAAAGAAGGACTCCTCCTGGACACGCTCAACCTCCTAGATTTGCGATCCGTTGATCGGAAGAAGTGCTTGGAGGAGGACCGTAGACGGGTGAAGGAGAGACTGATTTCAAAACCAAAGTCGAGAGAATCAAG ACTTGAAGAGATAAAGACATCTCAGCAACAGTATCAAGAGTCTCTTGAAAAATACGAGAATGATCATCTGGGAGGGTTCCGACGAATTTACCCTGCACCGGGGTATGAAAAGTACAACCAGTACTTCGAGAATAGTTGCTCCCTTTTCCAAATGACCGCCGCCGCGAAAGCCCGCGAAGAAGCCGCTAA GGCACAAAGGGAAGAGATCAGAATGAAACAAGAGAAGAGAGAAGCAATGTTGAAGGGGCGTCCATACCGGCCGGATCTCAAGAAAGAAGCGGGCGAATCCGGCGGAGAACGGAAACTTCAATCCGGCATTGTACCTTTCCGCCATCGGCCCGTCACGAGACAGCTCACA ACTCTGACTCGGCAGATCAGTCCGGAGCTTGGCGCGTCGATCGACACATCGAAACCAGTCGAGATCAGCGAAGATGAAGAGCTGGAGAGAATCAGCGGACTGCTCCAGAGAGACTCCTTGATCCGGAGCTTGGGCGTCGTGGAGCAAGTCCATCGTCTCCTCCACTGCACTCCCGGTACAACCGGCATCACGAAGAGCGTCCTCCCTCAG AGCAATCCCTATTACTCAGGCCTATCTATGGGAGTGTGTAACATCACCAGTATGTCGATACCAGTGCACGAGGTCTCTCATAAAAGAAGTTCCCACGTATTCGGTACAGCGCTGCTGTCCTGCCACGGAAGCAAAAGCAAAACGTGGTTTGTCAAAGATGCCAGAGCGAGAGAAAACGCAAAGAAATCGGAGAGAATTTCGCTCTCTGTTTGTAGGCAGAAAAGTAAAGTGATAGATACAGCTTACACCAAGGAACCTGGAACTTGTTCGCAATTCAACTGGCGCAGAGATTTTGACTGCAAGCGCCAGACACATACAGGTGACTCTTGCGATTTTCCGGCAAACTTAAGTTTGGCGTGGCATCGGACCATTTCAGCAAGCCACAGGCCAGCGAGTGACGGAAACAACTGTTTAAGAAAGACATCATCAACTGCAGCGTCCAGTCATCCACTGTCGGCGCCAAACAGCTTTATTAGGTTAAAGAAAGACAGTCTTTCAGTCCAGTATAGGCTGGGCAGAAAAAAACCAAATACAGCGTCTGGCGTGTCGGGTTATGGCGCGGCTCGTTACTTCAACATGCCAACTAGCAAGGCCGCAGAAGAGCTACGAAATAAACTGAGTGATCAGGTCCTTTTCGAGCGCGAGAGAGATAAGATCAGGAGCTCACTTTGCAAACGGTTTTAG
- the LOC143463080 gene encoding tubulin polyglutamylase ttll6-like isoform X1, which yields MTLTEVQTMENSLSIGLKDLKIDDVHPDSKNNNIVTSKLYLKLDSALPADTSPSEQMPKLKAADSQISRSSIVDTSSIISSSLLMYQTTKRNSKDSIVESSSSATSPPSPKIASDLLCTEDEIISNLEAEGEDDENDCNTSRSKAMAEGILEVNGEVLGEDLSSDVKKSDEAASITCSSPSRKKKKKKKKWIGICTTNCKYDSVRRMSRRYGMKEVGEDEEWAIFWTDYSVSLDRVMEMKRFQKINHFPGMNEICRKDFLARNLNRLHKLFPKEYNCFPKTWCFPADFSDFQAYCRSKKNKTFICKPESGCQGRGIFLTKNAKDIKPGEHMICQQYVNKCLTIDGFKFDFRLYVLVTSCDPLRIFMYKEGLGRFATKKYCEPTNHNLDEVCMHLTNYAINKNSDDFIRDDVSGSKRKIATVCQWLDEHGYDVPKMWASIEDVVIKTLISAHPILKHNYRTCFPNHVRGSACFEILGFDVMLDKKMKAWVLEVNHSPSFHTDAKLDKEVKEGLLLDTLNLLDLRSVDRKKCLEEDRRRVKERLISKPKSRESRLEEIKTSQQQYQESLEKYENDHLGGFRRIYPAPGYEKYNQYFENSCSLFQMTAAAKAREEAAKAQREEIRMKQEKREAMLKGRPYRPDLKKEAGESGGERKLQSGIVPFRHRPVTRQLTTLTRQISPELGASIDTSKPVEISEDEELERISGLLQRDSLIRSLGVVEQVHRLLHCTPGTTGITKSVLPQEFDKVRHNLELQKQLIPRTDDVIPPIVINSTFRGHNNAVVVPLHRNPIHMYSGKTALASNLYPVTSYNGKQLATESVNRITIRTGSGEQHPGDRIVTNLCAKNNSGSLGGRTGFSPKPLAFAPGLYCRKLEREHSGGTNGQTRFGNSFSKGVRVGLKAYGDKERSSGVSFPLTNGIIGTVLTQQPQTKYPFQQDVAVDWPVHNSALKFQGHKRACSAVTSKRKAPGIYS from the exons ATGACTCTGACTGAAGttcaaacaatggaaaattcTTTGAGCATTGGGCTCAAAGATCTTAAAATTGATGACGTTCATCCGGACTctaaaaacaataacattgTAACTTCAaagttatatttaaaattgGATTCAGCCTTGCCGGCTGACACTTCCCCTTCGGAACAGATGCCAAAGTTAAAAGCCGCTGACTCTCAAATTAGTAGATCCTCGATTGTGGACACTTCATCTATCATCAGTTCGTCATTATTGATGTATCAAACAACAAAGAGAAATTCAAAGGACTCAATTGTTGAAAGTTCATCCAGTGCAACTTCTCCACCCTCGCCCAAAATTGCTTCGGACTTATTATGCACAGAAGACGAAATTATCAGCAACT tggaaGCTGAAGgggaagatgatgaaaatgattGCAACACCTCTCGCTCAAAAGCGATGGCGGAAGGCATACTGGAAGTTAACGGTGAAGTGCTTGGTGAAGACCTTTCATCCGATGTGAAGAAGAGTGATGAAGCAGCATCCATCACCTGTTCCAGTCCATCcagaaagaagaagaagaaaaagaaaaa ATGGATTGGTATTTGTACGACAAATTGCAAGTATGACAGTG TTCGTAGAATGAGTAGAAGATATGGCATGAAAGAAGTCGGTGAGGATGAGGAATGGGCCATATTTTGGACTGATTATTCCGTTTCGTTGGATCGAGTCATGGAAATGAAGCGTTTCCAG AAAATCAATCATTTTCCTGGAATGAACGAGATTTGTCGAAAAGATTTTCTCGCTCGTAATCTTAATCGACTTCATAAGTTGTTTCCGAAGGAGTACAATTGTTTTCCTAAAACTTGGTGCTTTCCAGCAGA TTTCAGCGATTTTCAAGCTTATTGTCGGTCAAAGAAGAATAAGACGTTCATCTGCAAGCCAGAAAGTGGCTGCCAAGGACGAGGAATATTCTTGACCAAAAATGCGAAAGACATCAAGCCGGGTGAACACATGATATGTCAGCAGTATGTCAACAAG TGTTTGACCATTGATGGTTTTAAGTTCGACTTCCGTTTATATGTTCTGGTGACTTCGTGTGACCCTCTTAGAATCTTCATGTACAAGGAGGGTCTTGGCAGATTTGCAACTAAGAAATATTGCGAACCGACCAATCATAACTTG GATGAAGTTTGCATGCACCTGACCAATTACGCAATCAACAAAAACAGCGACGACTTTATTCGCGACGATGTTTCCGGAAGTAAACGAAAAATTGCCACCGTGTGTCAATGGTTAGATGAACATGGCTATGACGTGCCAAAGATGTGGGCCAGCATTGAG GACGTGGTTATTAAGACTTTGATATCAGCTCATCCAATCCTAAAACACAACTATCGAACCTGCTTCCCAAATCACGTTCGTGGAAGCGCCTGTTTTGAAATTCTTGGCTTTGATGTAATGCTTGATAAGAAGATGAAGGCTTGGGTACTGGAG GTCAACCACTCTCCATCCTTCCATACGGATGCAAAACTCGACAAGGAGGTGAAAGAAGGACTCCTCCTGGACACGCTCAACCTCCTAGATTTGCGATCCGTTGATCGGAAGAAGTGCTTGGAGGAGGACCGTAGACGGGTGAAGGAGAGACTGATTTCAAAACCAAAGTCGAGAGAATCAAG ACTTGAAGAGATAAAGACATCTCAGCAACAGTATCAAGAGTCTCTTGAAAAATACGAGAATGATCATCTGGGAGGGTTCCGACGAATTTACCCTGCACCGGGGTATGAAAAGTACAACCAGTACTTCGAGAATAGTTGCTCCCTTTTCCAAATGACCGCCGCCGCGAAAGCCCGCGAAGAAGCCGCTAA GGCACAAAGGGAAGAGATCAGAATGAAACAAGAGAAGAGAGAAGCAATGTTGAAGGGGCGTCCATACCGGCCGGATCTCAAGAAAGAAGCGGGCGAATCCGGCGGAGAACGGAAACTTCAATCCGGCATTGTACCTTTCCGCCATCGGCCCGTCACGAGACAGCTCACA ACTCTGACTCGGCAGATCAGTCCGGAGCTTGGCGCGTCGATCGACACATCGAAACCAGTCGAGATCAGCGAAGATGAAGAGCTGGAGAGAATCAGCGGACTGCTCCAGAGAGACTCCTTGATCCGGAGCTTGGGCGTCGTGGAGCAAGTCCATCGTCTCCTCCACTGCACTCCCGGTACAACCGGCATCACGAAGAGCGTCCTCCCTCAG GAATTCGACAAGGTCAGGCATAACCTGGAACTCCAAAAGCAACTCATTCCAAGGACTGACGATGTCATCCCGCCTATTGTCATTAATTCGACGTTTCGCGGCCACAACAATGCGGTGGTTGTTCCTCTGCACCGTAACCCGATCCACATGTACAGCGGCAAGACGGCTCTCGCCTCCAACCTGTATCCAGTTACTTCATATAACGGGAAGCAACTTGCTACTGAATCAGTGAATCGGATCACTATTCGCACCGGGTCCGGTGAACAGCATCCAGGGGACAGAATCGTCACTAATTTGTGCGCCAAAAATAACTCTGGAAGTCTCGGGGGCAGAACGGGGTTTTCCCCTAAACCTCTAGCCTTTGCTCCCGGTTTGTACTGCCGGAAATTGGAGCGGGAACACAGCGGAGGGACAAATGGGCAAACTAGATTTGGAAATTCTTTTTCGAAAGGGGTTAGAGTGGGCCTGAAAGCCTACGGCGATAAAGAGAGATCCAGTGGAGTTTCTTTTCCTTTAACCAACGGTATAATCGGGACTGTTTTGACCCAGCAGCCCCAGACAAAGTATCCCTTTCAACAAGATGTCGCTGTTGATTGGCCAGTCCACAACAGCGCTCTCAAGTTTCAAGGACACAAAAGAGCTTGTAGCGCGGTGACAAGCAAACGCAAAGCACCGGGCATATATTCCTAG